One segment of Chelmon rostratus isolate fCheRos1 chromosome 17, fCheRos1.pri, whole genome shotgun sequence DNA contains the following:
- the syt3 gene encoding synaptotagmin-C → MSGDWDEDLCKKALVLVEELCFNSPRGYSQSERCQEFSYLLRGRNRQLDTEISVSLLSVIVTFCGIVLLSVSLFVSWKLCWLPWRDKEGGGLSLTSGLLPGSAGVGSLGGTGGSSLLPPLLQRKEGHSSSSLYPSLGHQGQHHPHFSDLVGLERGEVGGVIGGPQETQEHSYLDMDSYPNNAGTLKLSQTSPDVPNSEVGAQPHKDLPNAHSQQQVTSRPKPMTHQLSSPDFHAEEKEQVTSIGQIKPELYRPKGDQGEGKQGDTCGKISFLLRYAFNTEQLVVKILKALDLPAKDANGFSDPYVKIYLLPDRKKKFQTKVHRKTLNPVFNETFQFGVPLNELHSRKLHFSVYDFDRFSRHDLIGQVVVDNLLDFSEGSGDKPVWRDIVEGTAEKADLGELNFSLCYLPTAGRLTATIIKATNLKAMDLTGFSDPYVKASLICDGRRLKKRKTSIKKNTLNPTYNEALVFDIPNENIESVSIIIAVMDYDCIGHNEVIGMCRVGSEAEGPGREHWAAMLANPRKPIEHWHQLVEEKAIGTFVSKSAPASSPKPHIVVDSPHSD, encoded by the exons ATGTCGGGGGACTGGGATGAAGACCTGTGTAAGAAGGCGCTGGTGTTGGTGGAGGAGCTGTGCTTCAACTCCCCGAGAGGCTACAGCCAGAGTGAACGCTGCCAGGAGTTCAGCTACCTGCTGAGAGGTCGCAACAGACAGCTGGACACAG AGatctctgtcagtctgctgtcgGTCATCGTGACATTCTGTGGCATCGtcctcctctccgtctccctctttgtctcctgGAAGCTCTGCTGGCTGCCATGGCGGGACAAGGAGGGCGGAGGCCTGAGCCTGACATCGGGGCTGCTGCCCGGAAGCGCCGGCGTCGGAAGCCTCGGAGGCACCGGCGGGTCGTCGCTCTTACCcccgctgctgcagaggaaggagggcCACTCCTCATCCTCGCTCTACCCCTCCCTGGGCCATCAGGGCCAGCACCACCCCCATTTCTCTGACCTGGTGGGGCTGGAGAGGGGAGAGGTCGGAGGTGTGATCGGGGGACCACAAGAAACCCAGGAGCACTCGTACCTGGATATGGACTCCTACCCCAACAATGCTG GAACTCTGAAGCTGAGTCAGACGTCTCCAGATGTCCCCAACTCAGAGGTTGGAGCCCAGCCCCATAAAGACCTGCCCAACGCTCACTCCCAGCAGCAGGTCACCTCACG GCCCAAGCCCATGACTCACCAGCTCTCTAGTCCTGATTTCCATgctgaggagaaggagcaggtaACCAGCATCGGGCAGATCAAACCGGAGCTCTACAGACCCAAGGGCGACCAGGGCGAAGGCAAACAGGGCGACACCTGCGGCAAGATCAGCTTCCTCCTGCGCTACGCCTTCAA cACGGAGCAGTTGGTGGTGAAGATCCTGAAAGCTCTGGACCTGCCAGCGAAGGATGCCAACGGCTTCTCCGACCCGTACGTGAAGATCTACCTACTgccagacaggaagaagaaattCCAGACCAAG GTCCACAGAAAGACCTTAAACCCAGTGTTCAACGAGACGTTTCAGTTCGGCGTGCCGCTGAATGAGCTACATTCCAGGAAGCTGCATTTCTCCGTGTACGACTTCGACCGCTTCTCCAGACACGACCTGATCGGCCAGGTAGTGGTGGACAACCTGCTGGACTTCAGCGAGGGCAGCGGGGACAAACCCGTCTGGAGGGACATCGTGGAGGGCACCGCG GAGAAGGCTGATCTCGGGGAGCTTAATTTCTCGCTGTGTTACCTGCCCACTGCAGGCAGACTCACTGCTACAATCATCAAGGCCACCAACCTCAAAGCCATGGACCTGACTGGCTTCTCAG ACCCGTACGTGAAGGCCTCTCTGATCTGTGACGGGCGAAGGCTAAAAAAGAGGAAGACCTCTATTAAGAAGAACACACTGAACCCCACGTACAATGAGGCGCTGGTGTTCGACATTCCCAATGAAAACATAGAGAGTGTCTCCATCATCATCGCAGTGATGGACTACGACTG TATCGGTCATAACGAGGTTATAGGGATGTGTCGTGTGGGCAGCGAGGCTGAAGGTCCAGGGAGGGAGCACTGGGCAGCCATGCTGGCCAATCCACGCAAACCAATAGAGCACTGGCATCAGCTTGTGGAG GAAAAAGCAATTGGTACATTCGTGTCGAAGAGCGCTCCAGCATCCTCCCCTAAGCCGCACATCGTGGTGGACAGTCCTCACTCCGATTAA